A genomic region of Micromonospora sp. NBRC 110009 contains the following coding sequences:
- a CDS encoding MFS transporter, translated as MTSAPRHRSPLFGLLAGHVVSLTGNMLTLIALPLYVLAETGSPAATGLTGAFATAPVVLGGAFGGVLVDRIGYRRASVLADLVSGVTVAAIPVLHATVGLPFWALLGLVFLSGLLDTPGQTARTALLPEAATAAGVPIERAIGWFEATERSARLIGAPVAGLLVSALGALPVLAVDAATFAVSALAVAALVPAGMRPAGDPDAESGGYWREFAAGLRFLVREPLLRAMVLLVLVTNLFDATKSNVLLPVVATRDLGGATAFGVLVGAMGGGALVGSLLFSAVGHRLPRRATFVIAFAVAGGPPFWALAAAPPLPVVAAVFAVSGLAAGAINPLMGAVELERVPAQMRARVYGVIGAGAWAAMPLGALGAGLAVDRFGITATLLTVGTCYVLVTLTPLLGGPWRAMRRPAPADPRPDPAPTSTGAPVA; from the coding sequence ATGACGTCGGCGCCGCGCCACCGGTCCCCGCTGTTCGGGCTGCTCGCCGGGCACGTGGTCTCGCTGACCGGCAACATGCTCACCCTCATCGCGCTGCCGCTGTACGTGCTGGCCGAGACCGGATCCCCGGCGGCCACCGGGCTCACCGGCGCGTTCGCCACCGCGCCCGTGGTGCTCGGCGGCGCCTTCGGCGGCGTGCTCGTCGACCGGATCGGCTACCGCCGGGCCAGCGTCCTCGCCGACCTGGTCTCCGGCGTGACGGTGGCCGCCATCCCGGTGCTGCACGCCACCGTCGGGCTGCCGTTCTGGGCACTGCTCGGGCTGGTCTTCCTCAGCGGCCTGCTCGACACCCCGGGTCAGACGGCGCGGACCGCGCTGCTGCCGGAGGCGGCGACCGCCGCCGGCGTACCGATCGAGCGGGCGATCGGCTGGTTCGAGGCCACCGAACGCAGCGCCCGCCTGATCGGCGCGCCCGTCGCCGGCCTGCTGGTCAGCGCGCTCGGCGCGCTGCCCGTGCTGGCGGTGGACGCGGCAACGTTCGCCGTCTCCGCGCTGGCGGTCGCGGCCCTGGTGCCCGCCGGCATGCGACCGGCCGGCGACCCGGACGCCGAGTCCGGCGGCTACTGGCGCGAGTTCGCCGCCGGGCTGCGCTTCCTGGTCCGCGAGCCCCTGCTGCGGGCGATGGTGCTGCTCGTCCTGGTCACCAACCTCTTCGACGCGACCAAGAGCAACGTCCTGCTGCCCGTGGTCGCCACGCGCGACCTCGGCGGGGCGACCGCGTTCGGCGTGCTGGTCGGCGCGATGGGCGGCGGCGCGCTGGTCGGCTCGCTGCTGTTCAGCGCCGTCGGCCACCGGCTGCCGCGCCGCGCCACCTTCGTCATCGCCTTCGCCGTCGCGGGCGGGCCGCCGTTCTGGGCGCTGGCCGCCGCTCCCCCGCTGCCGGTCGTCGCCGCGGTCTTCGCCGTGTCCGGCCTCGCCGCCGGCGCGATCAACCCGCTGATGGGCGCGGTGGAGCTCGAACGGGTGCCGGCGCAGATGCGGGCCCGCGTGTACGGCGTGATCGGCGCGGGCGCGTGGGCCGCCATGCCGCTCGGCGCGCTCGGCGCCGGGCTGGCCGTCGACCGGTTCGGCATCACCGCCACGCTGCTCACCGTCGGCACCTGCTACGTCCTGGTCACGCTCACCCCGCTGCTCGGCGGCCCGTGGCGGGCGATGCGCCGCCCCGCGCCGGCGGACCCTCGTCCGGACCCGGCACCGACCAGCACCGGGGCGCCGGTCGCCTGA
- a CDS encoding FUSC family protein — protein MRRPSQPWPGEKLLNRLRRRDPGYRLIRRAARLTLVASLSFYVCRYGLGNRTLATYALFGTVAMGSFAQLPGPAAVRARTLLAAVPVAWFLTAVGTVLAVRTWAATVGMLVIGFAVAFAGVGGPRLVGLANALQLFYILACFPPYQPDTLPARLAGVTLGIVLVALAEVTLWRDPPPVTFAQRLAEAADGLADFLETTAAVLVKQPGAEQAATRRHARAVELVEQLRMRHLAVTARPTSAGRRDRAWRDAATAVTEVLTVAESLAAQPGTSGSGGADLPGTLRGCAASLRRSGDIAVRRADAPAADELGAGESFVQRRAPAGRAEDPAGLRADALARTLVEQVRVCATAVRVAAGRPAPGPAGAGPDQFWYARRSALSLYWLQLRAHLTPRSVYLEGAVRLAVALAAARAIAGTINLQHGFWVLLATLSLMRASAADTRTTLCPALVGTLVGGAAGSLLLVASPAHQAYAVLLPLAMVLAFGVGPLLGLGWAQALLTLLLIVVFAQLTPVNWQLAAARVVDVAIGAAVGVLAGLLLWPRGSGGELRRNAGAYLDASGQALEKVVEGLAGTADARRAVDAARRAEALATASFVQYHAERHDPRMSGVNWDAVLGAAHRASHGGQLLLFHRRPGVLRPWPRASAALVQRAHRLRSGYAELGRQVSQGRVSRPPAPAGAAGDVVEQVHELVRGGETRPDVLSVVEVEVWLSDLDEHLHRVAAPPA, from the coding sequence ATGCGTCGACCGAGTCAGCCCTGGCCCGGCGAGAAACTGCTGAACCGGCTGCGTCGGCGGGACCCGGGCTATCGCCTCATTCGTCGGGCCGCCCGGCTGACGCTCGTCGCATCCCTGAGCTTCTACGTCTGCCGCTACGGCCTGGGCAACCGCACCCTCGCCACGTACGCCCTGTTCGGCACGGTCGCCATGGGCAGCTTCGCCCAGTTGCCGGGGCCGGCCGCGGTGCGGGCGCGAACCCTGCTCGCCGCCGTACCGGTGGCGTGGTTCCTCACGGCGGTCGGCACCGTGCTGGCGGTGCGCACGTGGGCGGCGACGGTCGGGATGCTCGTCATCGGGTTCGCCGTGGCGTTCGCGGGGGTCGGCGGGCCCCGCCTGGTGGGGCTGGCCAACGCGCTCCAGCTCTTCTACATCCTGGCCTGCTTCCCGCCGTATCAACCCGACACCCTCCCGGCCCGGCTGGCCGGCGTCACGCTGGGCATCGTCCTGGTCGCGCTCGCCGAGGTGACGCTCTGGCGGGACCCGCCACCGGTCACCTTCGCGCAGCGCCTGGCCGAGGCGGCCGACGGCCTCGCCGATTTCCTCGAAACGACGGCCGCTGTGCTGGTCAAGCAACCCGGCGCGGAGCAGGCGGCGACGCGGCGCCACGCCCGGGCGGTCGAACTGGTCGAGCAGCTGCGGATGCGCCACCTGGCGGTGACGGCGCGCCCGACGTCGGCCGGCCGGCGCGACCGTGCGTGGCGGGACGCGGCGACGGCCGTGACGGAGGTGCTCACGGTCGCCGAGTCCCTCGCGGCCCAGCCGGGCACGAGCGGCAGCGGGGGCGCCGACCTGCCGGGCACGCTCCGGGGCTGCGCGGCGTCGCTGCGGCGCTCCGGCGACATCGCGGTGCGGCGAGCGGATGCCCCGGCCGCCGACGAGCTCGGGGCCGGCGAGTCGTTCGTCCAGCGACGCGCCCCGGCGGGGCGGGCGGAGGATCCGGCCGGGCTGCGTGCGGACGCACTCGCCCGGACCCTCGTCGAGCAGGTCAGGGTGTGCGCGACGGCCGTCCGGGTCGCCGCCGGTCGGCCCGCCCCGGGGCCAGCCGGCGCCGGCCCGGACCAGTTCTGGTACGCCCGGCGCAGCGCGTTGTCGCTGTACTGGCTGCAGCTCCGGGCACACCTCACCCCACGGTCGGTGTACCTGGAGGGAGCGGTGCGGCTCGCCGTGGCCCTGGCCGCCGCTCGCGCGATCGCCGGAACGATCAATTTGCAGCACGGGTTCTGGGTCCTGCTGGCGACGCTCAGTCTCATGCGGGCCTCCGCCGCCGACACCCGAACCACCCTTTGTCCGGCGCTGGTCGGCACCCTCGTCGGCGGCGCCGCCGGCAGCCTGCTCCTGGTCGCCTCTCCCGCCCACCAGGCGTACGCCGTGCTGCTGCCGCTCGCGATGGTGCTGGCCTTCGGCGTCGGCCCCCTGTTGGGGCTGGGCTGGGCCCAAGCGCTGCTGACCCTGCTGCTCATCGTCGTCTTCGCCCAGCTCACCCCGGTGAACTGGCAACTGGCCGCGGCCCGGGTGGTGGATGTCGCGATCGGTGCCGCGGTCGGCGTCCTCGCCGGCCTGCTGCTGTGGCCCCGGGGCAGCGGCGGCGAGCTGCGCCGGAACGCGGGGGCCTACCTGGACGCCAGCGGGCAGGCTCTCGAGAAGGTCGTCGAGGGGCTCGCCGGTACGGCGGACGCCCGCCGCGCCGTCGACGCGGCGCGGCGGGCGGAGGCGCTCGCCACCGCGTCCTTCGTCCAGTACCACGCGGAGCGCCACGATCCGCGCATGTCCGGCGTCAACTGGGACGCCGTGTTGGGTGCGGCGCACCGGGCCAGCCACGGAGGGCAACTGCTCCTGTTCCACCGCCGGCCCGGGGTGCTCAGGCCGTGGCCCCGCGCCAGCGCCGCGCTGGTGCAGCGGGCCCACCGGCTGCGGTCCGGCTATGCCGAACTCGGTCGCCAGGTGTCGCAGGGCCGCGTCAGCCGCCCGCCGGCGCCGGCGGGCGCCGCCGGGGACGTCGTGGAGCAGGTGCACGAGCTGGTGCGCGGCGGCGAGACACGACCCGACGTGCTGTCCGTGGTGGAGGTCGAGGTCTGGCTCAGCGATCTCGACGAGCACCTGCACCGCGTCGCCGCGCCACCGGCCTGA
- the smpB gene encoding SsrA-binding protein SmpB, with protein MARENGRKLIAANKKARHDYTILKTYEAGIVLAGTEVKSLREGRVSLVDAFAQERDGELMLYGLHIAEYGFGTWTNHQPRRTRKLLLHRVEIGRILEKLRDGGMTLVPLSMYFSNGWAKVELGLARGKKSYDKRQAMAERDANRDIARELGRRLKGRRPA; from the coding sequence GTGGCCAGGGAGAACGGGCGCAAGCTCATCGCCGCCAACAAGAAGGCCCGGCACGACTACACGATCCTGAAGACCTACGAGGCCGGGATCGTGCTGGCCGGCACCGAGGTGAAGTCGCTGCGCGAGGGGCGGGTGTCGCTGGTCGACGCGTTCGCCCAGGAGCGCGACGGCGAGCTCATGCTGTACGGCCTGCACATCGCCGAGTACGGCTTCGGCACCTGGACCAACCACCAGCCCCGGCGCACCCGCAAGCTGCTGCTGCACCGGGTCGAGATCGGCCGGATCCTGGAGAAGCTGCGCGACGGCGGGATGACCCTGGTCCCGCTCTCGATGTACTTCTCCAACGGCTGGGCCAAGGTCGAGCTGGGTCTGGCCCGCGGCAAGAAGTCGTACGACAAGCGGCAAGCCATGGCGGAGCGGGACGCCAACCGGGACATCGCCCGCGAGCTGGGCCGCCGCCTCAAGGGCCGCCGACCCGCCTGA
- a CDS encoding winged helix-turn-helix domain-containing protein, whose amino-acid sequence MTDEPETLHLTDPRAMRALAHPTRLRLLGELRVRGPQTVGMLSEVVDEAVGSVSYHLGKLAEHGFVREAPELARNRRERWWRAAHARTNWEPIEALGDPERKAASDLLRRAVLDRYVDRLRAYLDAEATLDPEWVRGTASSDSWLHLTSDELVELRTDLEALAARWQARSDPDRPDARTVTLIYHTFRDPR is encoded by the coding sequence ATGACAGACGAGCCGGAGACCCTCCACCTCACCGATCCCCGCGCAATGCGGGCGCTCGCCCACCCCACCCGGCTGCGCCTCCTCGGCGAGCTGCGCGTCCGGGGCCCGCAGACGGTCGGCATGCTGAGTGAGGTCGTCGACGAGGCGGTCGGCTCGGTCAGTTACCACCTGGGCAAGCTCGCCGAGCACGGCTTCGTGCGGGAGGCTCCCGAGCTGGCCCGCAACCGCCGGGAGCGCTGGTGGCGGGCGGCCCACGCCCGCACCAACTGGGAACCGATCGAGGCGCTCGGCGACCCGGAACGCAAGGCCGCCTCCGACCTGCTCCGCCGTGCCGTGCTGGACCGATACGTCGACCGGCTGCGGGCGTACCTCGACGCCGAGGCCACCCTCGACCCGGAGTGGGTGCGCGGCACCGCCAGCAGCGATTCGTGGCTCCACCTCACCAGCGACGAGCTGGTCGAGCTGCGCACGGACCTCGAGGCGCTGGCCGCGCGCTGGCAGGCCCGCAGCGACCCGGACCGGCCCGACGCCCGGACCGTCACGCTGATCTACCACACCTTCCGGGACCCGCGATGA
- a CDS encoding WD40 domain-containing protein produces the protein MHPTRSDRPIDFFISYSPADERWATWLAWEFESAGYRTLLQAWDFVAGTNFIDFMDRGVREAAVVVAVLSERYLHSTYGKLEWQAALRADPDGTGNKLVTVRVEDCPVDGLLATITYVDLVGVTDPAQARGRVLDRIREALDGRAKPDLQPAFPHHPADPAGVLATPAAGPPAQRRARRTPINPPPFPPAATAAPVSRGALTVLQVAGPRFGRGVIAPGAPVTPGELQEHLMGDLTLLMNDGVPRPDLLVVAGNLTESGSPREFSDALTFLTGLRVLLGLEPHRLVVVPGRRDVTMAASRAYFATCEADDVDPQPPYWPKWRHYARLFDELYQGLDDRIFDSEQPWTLFPVPDLRVVVAGLNSTVAITHREEDRYGFLGEAQSTWFAQRLLHYQQSGWLRLGAMAHAPGPRTPYADEVAVPDGVTLRDRASFHRMVGPMLNLLLSDAAPGARVDPAVPLATASRDGRAQVLRLAAGGMTRWVLGRDDRNEVGEPTVVRWPQAEATFGAAGPAQVPDPRLPTADEGPTQGRPADGPAAAPAVVPPAPLDRLLDRLAEVCEARHDRVLVRRVPAEPPHLFVTYRADGVVRQQRVGGHVGTPTAADVDQFARRVHATDPDIPSELVYDGDRVPRGLAEEAQRRGVRVLHLTEFQGLLDLREYVAAQTARLQADRLYPPGQYVPQRYRHLVGADQRVREDVVDELLELASAPDGRFVLVLGDFGRGKTFALREVARRLPTAAPDLIPILVELRALDKAHSVDGLVAAHLANHGEQVIDLKAFRYMLRQGRIVLLFDGFDELVARVTYDRAADHLETLLQAAEGNAKIVVSSRTQHFKTNSQVLTALGERVGLLPHRRVLAIEDFTPGQVEAFLRHRYGGDERAARERMDLLAGVKDLLGLSRNPRMLGFIANLDDGRLAAVAGAGGTFSAAALYREILESWLDFEERRTQGIPGVPVSLRRPELWQAVIRLAFQLWESGESYLRLAELTEAAGQLAGLAESRLSGPQAVHAVGAGSLLVRTDDGLFGFIHTSVMEWLVAEGIAAQINRGEESSALAVRPLSGLTVEFLGDLADPARCTAWTARVLGDEAAGEIVRANALRLSARLRLPDRADLRGAVLRGEDLSHRELGGADLTGADLTDTRLVATNLTEARLEHARLRGARLDQARLTGADLRAAELAGSRLFRADLRGARIAGSTWHRAALIDVSADAALLRAPELRGAVIAPGRPVAPGLAPPAVGVSYGFEVGRLPVPAAYSPDGAVLAVGSDDGGVLICDTATGLPVRTLQGHRGRVYAVRFDAASHQLVTGAADLTVRLWDADHGDVRHVIEDVFAGWVWPLLTDGGRGRLAVGDAAGVVRLYDTRSARLRHEWSGHAAPIWGISFSPDGRRLVVVDSAGVVRGWDIASGKPAFEVREPEVVYRVVHTPDGRSLVAVGQHGRVWIRRATDGELVRQPRGHEADVYALDVHPDGGLMATGDTHGALRLWDVETGRPVRVLGRQRGAIYSVRFNADGTLLATAASDGGIQLWDTADGQLRHELTRHRGSVWPVVWRPDQAQVATSSNDGTTRMWDVHTGQLQYTLRGHGRRVTALSFRDDGEVLAACGNDGVVRLWEPRTGRLVRQLASPADRLLSAVFCPGESLVAAPSGDGGVHLWNTDTGADERELNVDTDHVWAAAFSPDGDALATANDDDTVRLWYRRTGRHFATLTPHRGRVRAVAFSPDGETIATGCDDQLVRLWDAATVTCRLTLEQHTDRVYAVCFNAEGTLLASASNDGTAVVWDALTGERRTLLTEHTGRLWSCAFSANGALLATAGDDLIIRLWDPGTGRLHGTLAAHTRRVWSVAFSPDSSLLASAGDDGTVRLWDVADPEHAQLRATLIGLPEGWAAVSPDGRYKLDGDPGGQFWHVIGTCRFEVGELDPYLTQVRRLSVDAPF, from the coding sequence GTGCACCCCACCCGGTCCGACCGCCCCATCGACTTCTTCATCAGCTACTCGCCCGCGGACGAGCGCTGGGCGACGTGGCTCGCCTGGGAGTTCGAGTCCGCCGGCTACCGGACCCTGCTCCAGGCGTGGGACTTCGTCGCCGGCACCAACTTCATCGACTTCATGGACCGGGGCGTCCGCGAGGCCGCCGTCGTGGTCGCGGTCCTCTCCGAGCGCTACCTGCACTCCACCTACGGGAAGCTGGAGTGGCAGGCCGCGTTGCGGGCGGACCCGGACGGCACCGGCAACAAGCTGGTCACCGTCCGGGTGGAGGACTGCCCGGTCGACGGGCTGCTCGCCACCATCACCTACGTCGACCTGGTCGGGGTCACCGACCCGGCGCAGGCGCGGGGCCGGGTGCTCGACCGGATCCGGGAGGCGCTCGACGGCCGGGCCAAGCCCGACCTGCAACCGGCCTTCCCGCACCACCCCGCCGATCCGGCCGGGGTGCTCGCCACCCCCGCGGCCGGCCCACCCGCGCAGCGCCGGGCCCGGCGTACGCCGATCAACCCGCCGCCGTTCCCGCCCGCCGCCACCGCCGCGCCGGTGTCCCGCGGCGCGCTGACCGTGCTCCAGGTGGCCGGCCCGCGCTTCGGCCGCGGCGTGATCGCCCCCGGCGCCCCGGTCACCCCCGGCGAGCTGCAGGAACACCTGATGGGCGACCTCACCCTGCTGATGAACGACGGGGTGCCCCGGCCGGACCTGCTGGTGGTGGCCGGCAACCTGACCGAGTCCGGCAGCCCGCGCGAGTTCTCCGACGCCCTGACCTTCCTCACCGGGCTGCGGGTGCTGCTCGGGTTGGAGCCGCACCGGCTGGTCGTGGTGCCCGGCCGGCGCGACGTGACCATGGCCGCCAGCCGCGCCTACTTCGCCACCTGCGAGGCCGACGACGTCGACCCGCAGCCGCCGTACTGGCCGAAGTGGCGGCACTACGCGCGTCTCTTCGACGAGCTCTACCAGGGCCTCGACGACCGGATCTTCGACAGTGAGCAGCCCTGGACGCTCTTCCCCGTGCCCGACCTGCGGGTGGTGGTGGCCGGGCTCAACTCCACCGTCGCCATCACGCACCGCGAGGAGGACCGGTACGGGTTCCTGGGCGAGGCGCAGTCCACCTGGTTCGCCCAGCGGCTGCTGCACTACCAGCAGTCGGGCTGGCTGCGGCTGGGCGCGATGGCGCACGCCCCCGGCCCTCGCACCCCGTACGCCGACGAGGTGGCCGTCCCGGACGGGGTGACCCTGCGCGACCGGGCCTCCTTCCACCGCATGGTCGGGCCGATGCTCAACCTGCTCCTCTCCGACGCCGCCCCCGGCGCGCGGGTCGACCCGGCGGTGCCGCTGGCCACCGCCTCCCGGGACGGCCGGGCGCAGGTGCTCCGGCTGGCCGCCGGCGGGATGACCCGCTGGGTGCTCGGCCGGGACGACCGGAACGAGGTGGGCGAGCCGACGGTGGTGCGCTGGCCGCAGGCGGAGGCGACGTTCGGCGCGGCCGGTCCGGCCCAGGTGCCCGACCCGCGGCTGCCCACCGCCGACGAGGGGCCGACCCAGGGTCGGCCGGCCGACGGGCCGGCCGCCGCGCCCGCCGTGGTGCCACCGGCGCCGCTGGACCGCCTGCTGGACCGGCTCGCCGAGGTCTGCGAGGCACGCCACGACCGGGTGCTGGTCCGCCGGGTGCCGGCCGAGCCGCCGCACCTGTTCGTCACCTACCGGGCCGACGGGGTGGTCCGTCAGCAGCGGGTCGGCGGCCACGTCGGCACCCCGACCGCCGCCGACGTCGACCAGTTCGCCCGGCGGGTGCACGCCACCGACCCGGACATCCCGTCCGAGCTGGTCTACGACGGCGACCGGGTGCCCCGCGGGCTGGCCGAGGAGGCGCAGCGGCGGGGCGTCCGGGTGCTGCACCTGACCGAGTTCCAGGGCCTGCTCGACCTGCGCGAGTACGTCGCCGCGCAGACCGCCCGGCTACAGGCCGACCGGCTCTACCCGCCCGGTCAGTACGTGCCGCAGCGCTACCGGCACCTGGTCGGCGCCGACCAGCGGGTCCGCGAGGACGTGGTGGACGAGCTGCTCGAGCTGGCCTCCGCGCCGGACGGCCGGTTCGTGCTGGTGCTCGGCGACTTCGGCCGGGGCAAGACGTTCGCCCTGCGCGAGGTGGCCCGCCGGCTGCCCACCGCCGCCCCGGACCTGATCCCGATCCTGGTGGAGCTCCGCGCGCTGGACAAGGCGCACTCGGTGGACGGTCTCGTCGCCGCGCACCTGGCCAACCACGGCGAGCAGGTGATCGACCTCAAGGCGTTCCGCTACATGCTCCGCCAGGGGCGGATCGTGCTGCTCTTCGACGGCTTCGACGAGCTGGTGGCCCGGGTGACGTACGACCGGGCGGCGGACCACCTGGAGACCCTGCTCCAGGCGGCCGAGGGGAACGCCAAGATCGTGGTGAGCAGCCGCACCCAGCACTTCAAGACCAACTCCCAGGTGCTGACCGCGCTCGGCGAGCGGGTCGGGCTGCTGCCGCACCGCCGGGTGCTGGCCATCGAGGACTTCACCCCCGGCCAGGTCGAGGCCTTCCTGCGCCACCGGTACGGCGGGGACGAGCGTGCGGCGCGGGAGCGGATGGACCTGCTCGCCGGGGTGAAGGACCTGCTCGGCCTCTCCCGCAACCCGCGGATGCTCGGCTTCATCGCCAACCTCGACGACGGTCGGCTGGCCGCCGTCGCGGGGGCCGGCGGCACGTTCAGCGCGGCCGCCCTCTACCGGGAGATCCTGGAGTCCTGGCTGGACTTCGAGGAACGGCGGACCCAGGGCATCCCGGGCGTGCCGGTGAGCCTGCGCCGCCCCGAGCTGTGGCAGGCGGTGATCCGGCTGGCCTTCCAGCTCTGGGAGAGCGGCGAGTCCTACCTGCGCCTGGCCGAGCTGACCGAGGCCGCCGGCCAGCTCGCCGGGCTGGCCGAGTCCCGGCTCTCCGGGCCGCAGGCGGTGCACGCGGTGGGGGCCGGCAGCCTGCTGGTCCGCACCGACGACGGGCTCTTCGGGTTCATCCACACCTCGGTGATGGAGTGGCTGGTCGCCGAGGGGATCGCCGCCCAGATCAACCGGGGCGAGGAGTCCTCGGCGCTGGCCGTGCGCCCGCTGTCGGGGCTGACCGTGGAGTTCCTCGGCGACCTCGCCGACCCGGCCCGGTGCACCGCGTGGACCGCCCGGGTGCTCGGCGACGAGGCCGCCGGGGAGATCGTCCGGGCCAACGCGCTGCGGCTCAGCGCCCGGTTGCGGCTGCCCGACCGGGCGGACCTGCGCGGCGCGGTGCTGCGCGGCGAGGACCTGTCACACCGGGAGCTGGGCGGCGCCGACCTGACCGGTGCCGACCTGACCGACACCCGCCTGGTCGCCACCAACCTGACCGAGGCGCGGCTGGAGCACGCCCGGCTGCGCGGCGCCCGGCTGGACCAGGCCCGGCTCACCGGCGCCGACCTGCGCGCCGCCGAGCTGGCCGGGTCCCGGCTGTTCCGGGCCGACCTGCGTGGCGCCCGGATCGCCGGCAGCACCTGGCACCGGGCCGCGCTGATCGACGTGAGCGCCGACGCGGCGCTGCTGCGCGCGCCGGAGCTGCGCGGCGCGGTGATCGCCCCCGGTCGCCCGGTGGCGCCCGGTCTCGCCCCGCCGGCCGTGGGCGTCTCCTACGGCTTCGAGGTGGGCCGGCTGCCGGTGCCGGCGGCGTACAGCCCGGACGGGGCGGTGCTCGCCGTGGGCAGCGACGACGGCGGCGTGTTGATCTGCGACACGGCCACCGGCCTGCCGGTGCGCACGCTCCAGGGGCACCGGGGGCGGGTCTACGCGGTGCGCTTCGACGCCGCCTCGCACCAACTCGTCACCGGCGCCGCCGACCTGACCGTACGGCTGTGGGACGCCGACCACGGCGACGTGCGGCACGTCATCGAGGACGTCTTCGCCGGCTGGGTGTGGCCGCTGCTCACCGACGGCGGGCGGGGCCGGCTGGCGGTCGGCGACGCGGCGGGCGTGGTCCGGCTCTACGACACCCGGAGTGCCCGGCTGCGCCACGAGTGGTCCGGCCATGCGGCGCCGATCTGGGGCATCTCGTTCAGCCCGGACGGCCGCCGGCTCGTGGTGGTGGACAGCGCCGGCGTGGTGCGGGGCTGGGACATCGCCTCCGGGAAGCCCGCCTTCGAGGTCCGCGAGCCGGAGGTGGTCTACCGGGTGGTGCACACCCCGGACGGCCGGTCGCTGGTCGCGGTCGGCCAGCACGGCCGGGTGTGGATCCGCCGGGCCACCGACGGGGAGCTGGTGCGCCAGCCGCGCGGCCACGAGGCCGACGTGTACGCCCTCGACGTGCACCCCGACGGCGGCCTGATGGCCACCGGCGACACCCACGGCGCGCTGCGGCTGTGGGACGTGGAGACCGGCCGGCCGGTGCGGGTGCTGGGCCGGCAGCGGGGGGCGATCTACAGCGTCCGGTTCAACGCCGACGGCACCCTGCTCGCCACCGCCGCCAGCGACGGCGGCATCCAGCTCTGGGACACCGCCGACGGCCAGCTCCGCCACGAGCTGACCCGGCACCGCGGCTCGGTCTGGCCGGTGGTCTGGCGGCCGGACCAGGCCCAGGTGGCGACCAGCAGCAACGACGGCACCACCCGGATGTGGGACGTGCACACCGGACAGCTCCAGTACACCCTGCGCGGGCACGGCCGCCGGGTCACCGCGCTCTCCTTCCGGGACGACGGGGAGGTGCTGGCGGCCTGCGGCAACGACGGCGTGGTCCGGCTGTGGGAGCCGCGTACCGGCCGGCTGGTCCGACAGCTCGCCAGCCCGGCCGACCGGCTGCTCTCCGCGGTCTTCTGCCCGGGCGAGTCGCTGGTCGCCGCACCCAGCGGCGACGGCGGGGTGCACCTGTGGAACACCGACACCGGAGCCGACGAACGCGAGCTCAACGTGGACACCGACCACGTCTGGGCGGCCGCGTTCAGCCCGGACGGGGACGCCCTGGCGACCGCCAACGACGACGACACCGTCCGGCTGTGGTATCGGCGGACCGGCCGGCACTTCGCCACGCTCACCCCGCACCGGGGCCGGGTGCGGGCCGTGGCGTTCAGCCCCGACGGCGAGACCATCGCCACCGGCTGCGATGACCAGCTCGTCCGGCTCTGGGACGCCGCCACGGTCACCTGCCGGCTCACCCTGGAGCAGCACACCGACCGGGTGTACGCGGTCTGCTTCAACGCCGAGGGGACGCTGCTCGCCAGCGCCAGCAACGACGGCACCGCCGTGGTGTGGGACGCGCTCACCGGCGAGCGGCGCACCCTACTCACGGAGCACACCGGCCGGCTCTGGTCCTGCGCGTTCAGCGCCAACGGCGCCCTGCTCGCCACCGCCGGGGACGACCTGATCATCCGGTTGTGGGATCCGGGCACGGGCCGGCTGCACGGCACCCTGGCCGCGCACACCCGGCGGGTCTGGTCGGTGGCGTTCAGCCCGGACAGCAGCCTGCTCGCCAGCGCCGGCGACGACGGTACGGTCCGGCTGTGGGACGTCGCCGACCCGGAGCACGCCCAACTGCGGGCGACCCTGATCGGCCTGCCGGAGGGCTGGGCCGCGGTCAGCCCGGACGGCCGGTACAAGCTGGACGGCGACCCGGGCGGCCAGTTCTGGCACGTCATCGGCACCTGCCGGTTCGAGGTGGGGGAGCTGGACCCGTACCTGACCCAGGTGCGGCGGCTGTCGGTGGACGCCCCGTTCTGA